The DNA region ACTGGTATTATTGTTAGCTCTATGGGCAACAAACACAGGATTATCTATCTCTGCAAAAAAATAGGTTCTGGCATCGGCAAACCATTTTTTCCTTTGGTCATTATCGTCATATAAACCATAAAATTCTGGTGTGGTTACTAGAGTAAATCCTCCGGAATCTTTAAACCAAATTAATTGCTCGTCTTGAACGGCCAAAGGATATGCTAGCACATTGGCATCTCTTGGATCTGCCGGGTCATTATTAATATCTCTTAAACTATTTTTTAAAGCTAGGCCTTTATTAGCAGCTTCAAGAGCTTCTTCATATTTAGCTTGATAAATTAAAACACGAGCTAAAAATGCGTAAGCTCCAGCTTTAGACGGCCTAAAGCTTAAATTTGCTGGTTGTAAATCTGGTAAAGCTTCTATATTGTTGTTAATATCGTTAAGAATAAGATCATAGATTTCGGCAACTGAAGCTCTTGTAAAATCTGCACCCTCTAATTCTATACCATCTCTAATAGGCACCCCTAAATCTGTATCTGCGGTTTCAGGATTGTAATGTACACTGTATATGTTCACCAAATTGAAATAAGCAAAAGCGCGTTGTAATGATGCATCTGCTTTTACTTCGGCAATGGCTTCTGGCGTACCATTTTCTACCGTTTTCAACCCTTCTAGAACCACATTGGCAACGTAAATTTGATTGTAATATCGAATCCAATTGTTATCGTCTCCATTTTCTGTAGAAATTTGTTCTTTAAACAAATACAGGTTTATTTCTTCTGGGCTAATACCAAAACTGGCCCGTACTTGTTCTGTTAACAAATAATTATCGCTTGCTATAATGGTAAAATCGTGATGTGTACCAAAACCCTGCGTGAAGTTTACATTGGGATCTGGTTCTACTTGATCTAAGAGTGCTCTAAATTCTTCAATTTTAGAGGGTATAACTTTTCCTTTGGGTTGAAAATCTAAGAAATTATCTCTAGTGCATCCGGTTAATACGAACGATACTAATATAATTATGGTATATTTTGTAGTTTTCATAAATCTGGATATTAAAATGTTGTCGTTAAATTAAGTGTAAAGGTTGGAGGGATTGGTATGGTTCGACTTATAGGATCGACATCCCATTTATTGAAATTCCAAACTTTTAAGTTGTCTGCTTGCAAGCTTACCGTAAAACTATTCATAGATAATTTCTTGGTGAGACTTTCCGGAAACTGATAAGATAAATTGACTTGAGACAAACGAATGTAAGAGGCATCATCGGTATTTCTGTCTGATTCATCAAGATACAGGTAAAGTGGTGTTCCCGTTTCATTTGGCGATGTAAGCCTAGGCACATCTGTAAGCAGCTCGTCTCCAGGCTGCTGCCACCTACTCACATAATCGCTAAACACATTGGTTCGAAAAAATCTAGGGTCATAATTTCTTTCGAACCTAAATCTATTTCCTCCAGAATATACTGTAAGTACACGCAACGATAAATTTTTATAAGTAACCGTGTTGGTTAACGACCCCGTACGAGTAGGTGATCTAGAACCTTCGCTTTTTAAAGCTTCTATAGCACCTATATCACCTCCCACTTCTATAACATCATTATTTTCATTAAAAAAGGATGGGTTACCTTCTTGGTCTAAGCCTGCATACCTGAAACTATAAAAATTATCCACCGGATCTCCCACAACAAAAGAATTAGCATCGTATTGCGTGAAGAGAAATATTTCTCCAGGATTACTTTCGTCTATACTTGTTATTTCATTTTTATTTTGGCTGTAAAGTATTCTTGAATCAAATTTAAAATCTTTAGTATTAATAATTCTTAAACCTAAATCTATATCTACACCTCTGTTATATAGTTCGGCAACATTTAGAAATGAAGAAGAAAGTCCATAGGTTGGACTTATATTACGTCTTGCCAGCAGGTCATCACTATTTCTGTTGTAGTATTCAATGCTTCCATAAATTCTATTATTAGCCATAGAGAAGTCTAGCCCTAAATTAAGTGTTTTTGTTTTCTCTAAGCGTAATGTTGGGTTTGGTGGGTTTGAAATAGTAAGGTAATTGTTTAAAAAACTTCCTTGATCTCTACCTTGTCTTGCTACTAAAAATGGTGATGTATTTCTATCTACATTTCCTCCAGAACCATAGGTTGCCCTTAGGTTAAGATTATAAAAAAACTTTGAATTAAAGTAGTTCTCGTTAGTTATATTCCATTTTAAACCTACGGAAAACAAAGGTGTATTCCTAAACTCTTCTGACGCTCCAAACAGGTTGGTATCATCCAATCTTACACTGCCCGATACGGTATAGCGTTTATCAAAATTATATGCACCATTAACATAGTATGAAAGAAATCTATTTTCATTAAATAATAATCTAGAGTTTGAATTGATTAGCCGTTGCCCGCCAAAAATTGGACTGGAGTAAAGGGTATTAAAATTAGGCTGTGTAAAAATCAAAGATTGGTCGTTATATCCAAACTTTCTGTCTCTATTAAACTCTGTAATTTGTTTACGGACCTCGTACCCCGCTATGGCATCAATGTTATGAAGGCCATCATTGAAGCTTGTTGAATAATTTAATTGCCCTCTAAACGTATTATCTGTTGTACTTCTAGTAGAAATATCTAATAACGAACCAAGAGGCACAGGCGTTTCTGTAACCACACCATTTTCATCTACAAGAGCAAAGGAGTTTACTAAGTTTCTGGTTGTGAACCTATTTTCATTAAGCAAGTTTCGCCCAAAAAATGACGACCACAAATATTGGTAACTCAAGTCAATTTTTAAACCTTCTAAAATCTCGTAATTTAATCCTGTTTGAATACGAACATCTGTTGATGTTGAAGTGTTATCTACGTTATCAGATTCTTGTTTAAGGTTAAATGTCCAAGGATACGGATAACCTTGTCTTTGTGCTAGTTGAGAACTTTCTATATTTACACCACCTTGCATTGGTAGGTAATTACCATTATCATCAACAATACGTTCAAATATTGGATAATTTATTAAATAATCTACAGGTCCTGTACTAATACCGTTTTCACTTTTGGTTTGAGATATATTACTAGAAAATCTAACTTGCAATTTATCTGTAAGCTTATAATTACCTACGACGTTTAAAATAAATTGATCGGACTTATCATTTACAATTGCACCTTTGTTTTGATTATAAACAAGCGAGGAGTTAAAGTTATATTTTTCACTACCACCAGATATACTCAGGTTATATTGGTTCCACAGGCGCTGTCTTAAAAATAGTCTTGAATACTCCTCTCTACCGTCGTTATTCCTAAGGGCTTCTATTCTACTGTCAGCGGTAGCAATATCAATATCACCTCTTTGAAGCCTTAGCAGAGTTTCTCTAACTGAGTTAGTTTGGAATAAAGAAAATTCATTCAAAGTACCATCAAACAAATTTCTCTGTTGTGAAAACTGTTCAAAATTAAACAACCCTATTTGATAATCTACTTGCGTACTAGGGTCTGCATAAGGAGCCTTAAAAATATCCTGTTTTAAAGTTACAGAAGAATTAACAGAAAGGTTTACCGAGAGCTTACTATTATTTTCACCTTTTTTAGTGGTAATTACAATAACACCATTAGCAGCCCGAATACCCCATATAGATGTTGCTGCCGCATCTTTTAAAATGGTAATTGTTTCTACATCGTTAGGATTTATGGTATTAAAACCTCCAGGTATTGCAAACCCATCAACCACTACCAGAGGCTCTGTTGTGGCATTAATCGAACTTCTTCCGCGAATTACAAGACCTATATTGTTTTTTTCTTGAATAAACGGGTCAAATTGCACGCCCGGGACTTCTCCCGCTATTTTACCAATTATACTCTGATCTATCTTTCGTTCTAAAACCTTTGTATTAATTTTTGCAAAAGACCCTGTTACGCGTTCTTTACTAATTTTTTGATATCCTGTAGAAAATATTTCCACCCCATCAAGTTCTTCTGCCGAAGGATTCATTTTTATATTATAAAATGATGTACTACCTACGGTTATTTCTACATCTGCATAACCCAAATACGAAAACAACAATACATCCCCTTCTTTAGCATTTAAATTAAATTTTCCGTCAAAATCGGTGGTGACACCTGTTTTTGTACCTTTAATAACAATAGTAACCCCTATTAAAGGAGCATTACTTTCGTCTGTAACTTTACCTTCAATACTTTTTTGAAGGAGATTTAAATTTGATTTTTCCCATTTCAATTCAAAAAAACTGATGCCATTATTTATAGCACCTTTGCCATATTTAAGAGCATTACTTTGAAAAAATGTTAAAAACAAACTTGTAACTAATAATGTTTTCTTTAAAACATACTGAAGTTTGGTTTCCATAAATGATAATTTTTTAATGATTCGAGCAAAAAACTATAATTACCAATAATTCAACACTTATTGACATATAGTGACTTTAATTTAAGACAAATGCTTGTTTTGGGATTATTTTACTTTGTAAAGGTAGTTTTATTAAAAATTATTCAAAAGTCGATTCTTGGGCGAATTCTGCTTTTTTTCATTGAAACAACTTTTTTCAACTATAACAAAAAGGATTCAACGGTTTAAATAATGCTATATAAGTTTGATAATAAAAGCACCATTAGTTATTGTTATGCGAAGGGAAATTAAAACCCTTTAGCTAACGCTACAGACCAATGTTATTTCTACAGGCGCGTTAGATGGTAAAGAGGCCACCCCTATTGCAGCCCTAGTTCCAATACATAGGATACCTAAAACATTTATAATAATTTCTGATGCAAAATCTGCTATTTTAGAATGCATTGTAAATGCTGTTTCTGTGTTTAAAAAAACATTCATTTGCAATACCTTTGCAATTTTTTCGTTTCCCTCTAAACAATTAACAGCTGACGTAATAGCATTTAATGTTGCTATCTCAACAGCTTCTTTATACGTTTCAACAGGAACTGATGCGCTCATTTGTCCCGAGTAAATTAACTTACCTTCTTTTCTAGGTGTCATGCCCGAGGTGTAAATAACATCGGCATGTCTTACAGCTGGAATATACTTACCTTGTGGTATTGGATTTTCTTTTACTGTTTTCATAAGGCATATATTTCAACCATCTTTACAATTCGTTTTGCAGCCTCTATCGCAGCACTATGGTCTTGCGAAAAATTAAGCCTAATACTATCGTTTAAGTGAGGTGCAAACTCTGATGCCGGTGTAACTGTTACATTTGCTTGATATCTTAACAACCTTACAAACGTATTTAAATCTACACTTAATGCAGGTAGTTGAGGAAACAAGTAACTTCCTGCTTGAGGCGTTGCAGTTTTAAGGTTCGCGCTTCTAAAAATATTAAGCAACTCATCGCGTATAGCTTCATGCTGTTTAATTCTGTTATCCAGCCAGCCACTAGGCTCATTAAACCAAGTTTTAAAAACAGCTTGATTGTACCCTGCTGCTCTTAGAGAAACGATAGCCTGTAAACGCTCCATTCTATCTATTATATTTGACGCTCCAAAGGCTACTCCTAGACGATAACCACTTAAAGATTCCGTTTTAGAAGGCCCCATTATTGTAATAATATTTTTTGGCCGCACTTTACAAGAACGCAAATGCACATATGTTTCGCCACTATACAACATTCTTGAGTATAATTGATCTACAATTACCGTAGCATTATATTTATTAGCTAAAACAGCAATTTTACTTATTACTTCTTCAGAGTACACAATACCTGTAGGATTATTAGGATTTGAAAACACTAAAACCTTAGCGCCATTTTCAAACGCCTTTTCTAGCGCATTTAGGTTTAGTCCGTTTTTTGAGGATTCTTCTAAATAACACAAAGGAACTGGCACTACTTCTCCTCCAAAAAATTTAACTAATTTTCTATTAGCAAAGTAATCTGGCTCTACAATAGCCACTTTAGTTCCTGATGCCACTGTTGCTCCTAAAGCTAAAAACAACGCACCTTGAGTTCCTGGCGTTAAAATTAATTCACTATCGGGCAACACAGGCACATTTGTAAACCTTCCTAGGTGCTTGGATAAAATTTCTCTAATATTCAAAGCGCCTCTGTATTCTGTGTAAGCTTGAGAGCCCCCTTGCTTGAAACCCTCCAACCAATAGTTTTCAGAATCTGGAGTTGGAGTAAAAGCATCTACATCCCCATGAGAAAAGTCTACTGGTACTCCTTTAAGTTTACCTCCCCGCATAACACTGTCTAGGACACTTAAATCTTGCCTTACCTCTTGGCCGGGAGCGTTATCAGCCTCAAGTGCTTCAAACTTTGCTTCTAACGATTTGTTTACACAATTATCAAACATAAATTTATTTTTGGTTTTTATTTTCACAATAAACACTAATTATCTGAATTATATTCACAATAAAAAGCATATTTATATTAATTATTCAAAAATAAAACACAATACAGGCATCTTAAAATTGATTAAATGATATTTTAGATATATTTACCGTTTAAAACACAAAAATTAAACACTAAAACTAACGATTCAATGGTTGATAGTACAGACAAAAAATTATTAGATATTTTAAAGGAGAATTCTCGCCTGTCATTTGCCGATCTTGGAAGAAAAATAAATTTATCTCCATCATCGGTTAGAGAACGTGTACAAAAACTTGAAGAAGAAGGCGTTATTAAAAAATATGATATACAAATAAACAACAAACTAATTGGCTATGATTTAGAGGCCTTTATTTTGTTGAAAGTATTTCCCGGAAAATTAAAGTATGTAATTAACAAGGTTAATGAATTTCCTGAAATTACTGTAGCGCACCGTATTACAGGAAACCAAAATATTCATTTAAAAGTTGTTGTAGAAAATCAATTGCACCTACAAAAACTGTTAGATAAACTCATGCAATTTGGAGACACAAACACTTTTTTAATTCTTTCTGAAATAACAAAATAAATCTAACCAGGAAACAAAACATAGATAATAAACTTCTAGGCTAAGCAGCAATATTTTGGCTTCAGATATTCAATTCGAATTTGTTTATTGTTTTGTGCCAAAGAAGGTATGCTTAAAATAACAACATCTAGTACCTCTCTAAACCATCCATAGACCTAAAAGACTGTTAACAAAAAATCTTGGGCAGTAGCTATTTTTTATTGAGTTAACAAGGATTTTAGATGTATAAGTATAAAGCGGTTCTTGCTCATTTCCGGAATCATGACAATTCCGTTTTTTATGTTAATGCCTAAATCTGCGAATTGCGAAAAGCCGGACATAACCTCTTCCACATCTCCGTGCTCACTAATTTTTAAAAGTCTTCCACCTGTCCAATCTGTAGCATAATAAGACTTGTTGTATTTTACAACGCCATCAAAGTTTGCAATCGGCAAACCTTTTCCAACAGGTTTTATTTCTTTGGTTTTAAGATCAATCCTCATTAGCGTCCCTTTTCTGCTGGTCTCAAAAGTAGCGCGATTGGTCATTGGCCCCCATGTGGCTACCACTAAGTGGTTTCCATCAACCCATAAGCCATTTGGGTACTCTAGGGTATCATTTTTAACAAAGATTTCTATATTCTTATTTTTAGGGAGTTTATAGATACTGTTGGTAAACGTATCGGATACGTATATGTCTCCACTGGGAGTTGCGGCAACATCATTGGCGAACTCCGAATTTGGTAAATTTATTTTCCTAATAATTTTTCCTTCAGCAACATCTATTTCAACTAAAACGCCTCGGTCGGCAACATACAAAAGGTTTTTGTACGAGGCCATTCCGGTAGGGGCATCTAAGCCTTCTATCCATCTATTTGAGATTACTTTTCCTTTTTCATCTAAACGTGTAATCCAACCATAACCATCTTTTTCAATCGTTACTTTTCCTCCTCCTAAATTAGAAATAAACCAAGACCTTGACACCTTATCCCAATAGGCGTTTTCTGGATTATCAAGAATGTTATTTAAGTTGTTGTTTTGATTTTTGAAAGTAGAATCAACCAGATTGTTCCATTTTTCAATAGAACGCAATAAATGGTCTTTAGGAGCATCTTCTATTCCAAAAGTGTGCAATATGGTTTTGCCTTTAAATTTTATTTTTTGCAAGACTGATATAAACTCAGAGATATCATAATCCCCTTCGTCCAATGGTTTTATGGCATCAGCCCAACCTTGTTCTCCATTTTCAAACATGGTAATGTTGGCACCAGAAACAGAAGCAAATTTTAAGTAAGGAGAAGCTTTAATCGCAACATCAAGCAAACGGCTACCATTACCCGCTCTTAATTCATGGCATAAGTGCAAGGTTAGAAACAGGTTTGGCTCATTTAATTTTTCAATGTAAGGAATGGCCTCTTCAGCAGATTCTATAAAACAATTATCGTGCGGATAGATAACAATATTCTTGTTTAATTTTTGAGCTTCGGCAGCCATATCTTTCAAAAGTTCCAAAGTTTTTTTCTCTGTAGCATCTTCCTTTAAAATGATGACCCATAAATCTGTTCCTTCAGGTAATACACTTAGTGTTTTACGCCATAATTTATTTTCATTTTCAAGATCATTGGAAAAATTAAACGGAAAGTAAACCACAGGAATTGACAACTTTCCTGAAGAAAAGGTTTCAGTATCCAGATATTCTTGTAGTTTTTTTATTTGCTTATCGTTTTTCACGATAAAAGAAGTACCACTGTAGCCAAGTTTATCAAAAAGTTTTGCTCTCTGAGGGATGGTTAAACTATCCATTTTAAAATCAAAAGCGTAAAGAGATTTATCAATGCCTTGTGCTCCTATCTGCATTGATAATACAAAAAGCGACAGTTTTATTATAGATTTCATTTTTAAATACTTATGTTTTATTGATGAATATGCTTAAAATAGTTTTGAAATTTGATAAAATGATTCAATCCTAATCATGGAGAGCTAAATTATCGATAAAGTTTTAAAAAACAATCATGCCCTATCTGTGAGGAGGCGGCTGTATTTGAAAAGGTAAGTAAAGTACTTTTTTACAAAACAGGACTATCCCAAACAGTCGGCAAAAATCGCAAGGTTAACAAAAAAAAGACTGCCCTTTCGGGCAGCCAGAACTAAATAATTAAACTAACTTAAAAAATTACCATCCCGGATTATTTTCCAGGATTTTAGGATTGGAATTGATTTCACTTACCGGTAAAGGCCACAAATTGAAATTTGGATTGTACGCTGTATTTGTTGGAGACCATGTTACATTTTCTGGGTGTTGCGATAAAACTTCTTCTACTTTACCTAACCTTCTAATATCATAGATTTCTTGAAATTCAAAAGAAAGCTCTTTATAACGTTCTTCATATATATATTCAGCAAATTCTTCTTGCGTCATACCATCTGGGGCATCTGTTGCATTTGCTCTGGTTCTCACTCTGTTTAAATAACCATAGGCTGTAGCTGTAGGCCCATTTAAACTATTCTCAATTTCTGCTGCCATTAGTAGCGCGTCAGAATATCTATAAACAATCATATCTGGATCACCATCAACGGCATTTTGATCAAGGTCTACATACTTATTTTGATATATACCTTCACGCTCAGGATAGTAACCATCTGCAAAAGTACGTGTAATGCCATCTCTATCTACATATGAGTATGCCATAGTAACATCTCTACGCACATCGGTTGCTTCAAAAGAATCATAAAAATCTTTTGTAAATCCACCATGTCGTTGACCAAGACCAGCATTATTAAGCCTATTTCGAGACCCCCAAACATGTCCAAAAGCCGTACCTTGACTTGATACAGATTGCGTTTGTTGAATAGCAAATATACGCTCATCGTTATTATCGATACGTATAGCTTCTTCATAGCTTTCTAATAGTTTATACCCTTGAGCAGTATCTTCTAAATCAAGAACTTCTCCCAATTTAGTTTCTGCTAATGCCATAGCACTTGGATCCTCTAAGGGCAAACCCGCCATAGTTAAATATACTTTTGCAAGTAAGAACTTTGCTGTGGCCTGAATAGGTCGCCCTATTTGAGCATCACCTCTCTTATCGCTAGGCAAGTTTGTTTCAGCCTCTTGTAAATCTAAAATAATTTGCTGGTACACCTCTGCTATTGGTGTTCTGGGAAGTTGTGCCTCTTCGGCCGTAACAGCAGGCTTTAATGGCATTGGAACGGCACCAAAAAGTTGAATTAGATTGAAAAAAGACCATGATCTTAAAAATTTAGCCTCAGCTATTATTTCCTTTCTTGCTGTTTCCTCTTCACTTTCAAACTGTCTCCCTTCTAGTTCTGCAATAAGAACATTAGATCTAAATATACCTTGATAAAAGGGGTTCCAAACTCGAGGTAAAGAAATGGCATCAGTAGCATCGGTAGTATAGTTCGCCCATTGTCTCCTCCAACTAATTTTAGATTGTATTTTTGGAGAAGGCACCACAGTTAATGATGACAAACCAAAATCATAGAGGCTAACAGCCCTGTTATACGAATTATAAATTGAGGTCACTGCCACTTCGGCCTCATCTACATTTTGATAAAAATTTGATGGGCTGATTTCTGAATATACTTCTTCTTCTAAATTAGAACAAGCTACGAGACCGGCCAGTAGAATTATATATTTTAATTTTTTCATTATTATTTTATTTAAAATTAAACATTTAATTAGAGACCAATGTTTATACCAAGTGTAAACGTTTGAGCTCTTGGGTAAGAAGCAAAATCTATACCTTGAGCAAGATTATTACCGCCACGTATATTAACTTCTGGATCAAAACCGGAATAGTCTGTAATAGTAAAAAGATTGGTTGCAGTGGCATATACCCTTGCGGATGCTATTGCCTTAATTTTTGCAACAGGAATATTATATCCTATACTTAGGTTTTTTAACCTGATGTATGACGCATCCTCTATAGTAGCAGAGTTTGGCGCGAAAAAACCTCCATTACCCCCAGTATAATTAGGGTATCGGATATCATTTGTAGGGTTTTCAGGCGTCCATCGGTTATCATACCAATCTTTAAAAGCATTGTTAACAATCCTACCTGTACCTAGAAATGAGTTATTGAGATTCATCACATCATTCCCAATAGACCCCTGTAAAAACACACTTAATGTGAAATTTTTATATGTAAAATCGTTGTTCCAACCGAAAATATAATCTGGATTTGGATCTCCTATAATGCCGCGATCTAAACCACTTATAACACCATCAGGAACTCCTTCTGGACCACTTATATCTTGGAATTTATATTGGCCAGGAACTTGGTTTCCGTTTGTTGGAACTGTTGCTGTGCCAGAAGTATCAAAATCACTTTCTTGAAGTATACCTATTACCTTAAGCCCGTATAAAGCACCAAATGGCTCACCTACCCGCATAACGTTTGTCGGGTCTGTTACAATATTTGTGGCTGGTCCAGGGCCAAATATATCCGCATCATTGTCTCCAAGGCTTAAAACGGTTGCTTTATTATTACTCCAGTTAATGCTTGTATTCCATTTAAAATCTTTATTGTCTACAATATAACCTCCTAACGCAATTTCAAATCCTTTGTTTTCAATACTACCAGCATTGGCAGTAAGAGAGTTTATTCCGGCTGAGTTTGGAAGTGGGAAATTTAACAATAAATCATCAGTAGTTTTATTGTAATAATCTACAGAAGCAGTAAATCTGTTTTTTAAAAACCCTAAATCCAATCCAATGTTAAACTGCTTTGTCTTTTCCCATTCTAAATCTGGGTTTCCAATTCTAATAGGAGCTAAACCTGAATATAGAATATCTCCATATACAGCATTCGCAGTACCTAAAAGGGTTAAAGATTGTAATGGCGATATAGATTGAGAACCTGTAATACCATAACTAGCTCTTAACTTCAAATTAGACACCGTTTCTGATTCTTTTAGAAAATCTTCATTTGATACAGTCCAACCTAGACCTACAGAGGGGAAATACCCCCATTTTTTATTTTCAGCAAAAACACTGGATCCATCTGCTCGAGCTGTTAATGATAAGTAATATTTTTTATCGTAATTATAATTAAATCTAGCGTAGTAAGAAGATAAAACTCTTTCGATCCTAGAACTTGTAGGTATTAAAGGATTTAAACCCAAACCAACATTATCGGTCTCTAAAATATCAATTGGAAAATCGTCCACAATAGTATTCAAACGACGTGTGTTATCAATTTGGTATGAATAACCGCCTGTTACATCCAAATTACTTTTCTCAAACGCTTTGTTGTAGGACAAATAAGATTCAATTAAATAATTACGATTGCTACTAACGTTATAAACAGCCCTAGAATTACGTAATCTACCTTGTCTGGTTGTTTTAGGGAAATAAACTTCTCTTCGGCTGTTTGAACTATTCGTACCTGTTGAAAGGTTAAAGGTTAAATTTTCTGTTATTTTATATCTTGTTAAGATACTTAAAATTAAATTCTCATTATAGGTTTCATTCCTTGTGTCTCTTAGCTCCACCAAAGGGTCCGTAAAAAAATTACTAGTGCCGTCACCTTCGTCAATAGGATCATCGGGAGTTGCTGTTGGAGCATTTTTATAGGCTGAAAAAACAGATCCTGAGTTTATAATAGAACCAGACCCTTCGCCTGACCTGTTATTCAATGAGCGCACATAATTGACAGATGTACTGGTAGTTAAACGATCAGTAAGGTTATTATCTACATTTAACCTGATATTTGCTCTAGAAAAATCTGTAAACTTCACAATTCCTTCATTTTTCAAGTAATTAGCCGATAAGAAGTATCTTGACTTGTTTCCACCTCCAGAGGCCGTAAGTTGATATCTGTTGGTCATAGCTGTTCTCAAAATCCTATCTAACCAATCTGTAGTCGTTGCATTTTCAGGCAAGGGTCTATCAACCCCATCAAACAGCAAAGGCGCACCGT from Tamlana crocina includes:
- a CDS encoding RagB/SusD family nutrient uptake outer membrane protein, with product MKTTKYTIIILVSFVLTGCTRDNFLDFQPKGKVIPSKIEEFRALLDQVEPDPNVNFTQGFGTHHDFTIIASDNYLLTEQVRASFGISPEEINLYLFKEQISTENGDDNNWIRYYNQIYVANVVLEGLKTVENGTPEAIAEVKADASLQRAFAYFNLVNIYSVHYNPETADTDLGVPIRDGIELEGADFTRASVAEIYDLILNDINNNIEALPDLQPANLSFRPSKAGAYAFLARVLIYQAKYEEALEAANKGLALKNSLRDINNDPADPRDANVLAYPLAVQDEQLIWFKDSGGFTLVTTPEFYGLYDDNDQRKKWFADARTYFFAEIDNPVFVAHRANNNTSVSLTTADLYLMRAECYARLGDIELANKDLNTLRVNRFKTGAYVPVDITDQDDLIDFVKDEIRREKAMSTLRIFDIKRYNRFDNANITVTHSFNGETVSIAPNSLNWALPIATNYILANPEIEQNPRQ
- a CDS encoding SusC/RagA family TonB-linked outer membrane protein, translated to METKLQYVLKKTLLVTSLFLTFFQSNALKYGKGAINNGISFFELKWEKSNLNLLQKSIEGKVTDESNAPLIGVTIVIKGTKTGVTTDFDGKFNLNAKEGDVLLFSYLGYADVEITVGSTSFYNIKMNPSAEELDGVEIFSTGYQKISKERVTGSFAKINTKVLERKIDQSIIGKIAGEVPGVQFDPFIQEKNNIGLVIRGRSSINATTEPLVVVDGFAIPGGFNTINPNDVETITILKDAAATSIWGIRAANGVIVITTKKGENNSKLSVNLSVNSSVTLKQDIFKAPYADPSTQVDYQIGLFNFEQFSQQRNLFDGTLNEFSLFQTNSVRETLLRLQRGDIDIATADSRIEALRNNDGREEYSRLFLRQRLWNQYNLSISGGSEKYNFNSSLVYNQNKGAIVNDKSDQFILNVVGNYKLTDKLQVRFSSNISQTKSENGISTGPVDYLINYPIFERIVDDNGNYLPMQGGVNIESSQLAQRQGYPYPWTFNLKQESDNVDNTSTSTDVRIQTGLNYEILEGLKIDLSYQYLWSSFFGRNLLNENRFTTRNLVNSFALVDENGVVTETPVPLGSLLDISTRSTTDNTFRGQLNYSTSFNDGLHNIDAIAGYEVRKQITEFNRDRKFGYNDQSLIFTQPNFNTLYSSPIFGGQRLINSNSRLLFNENRFLSYYVNGAYNFDKRYTVSGSVRLDDTNLFGASEEFRNTPLFSVGLKWNITNENYFNSKFFYNLNLRATYGSGGNVDRNTSPFLVARQGRDQGSFLNNYLTISNPPNPTLRLEKTKTLNLGLDFSMANNRIYGSIEYYNRNSDDLLARRNISPTYGLSSSFLNVAELYNRGVDIDLGLRIINTKDFKFDSRILYSQNKNEITSIDESNPGEIFLFTQYDANSFVVGDPVDNFYSFRYAGLDQEGNPSFFNENNDVIEVGGDIGAIEALKSEGSRSPTRTGSLTNTVTYKNLSLRVLTVYSGGNRFRFERNYDPRFFRTNVFSDYVSRWQQPGDELLTDVPRLTSPNETGTPLYLYLDESDRNTDDASYIRLSQVNLSYQFPESLTKKLSMNSFTVSLQADNLKVWNFNKWDVDPISRTIPIPPTFTLNLTTTF
- a CDS encoding RidA family protein; protein product: MKTVKENPIPQGKYIPAVRHADVIYTSGMTPRKEGKLIYSGQMSASVPVETYKEAVEIATLNAITSAVNCLEGNEKIAKVLQMNVFLNTETAFTMHSKIADFASEIIINVLGILCIGTRAAIGVASLPSNAPVEITLVCSVS
- a CDS encoding pyridoxal phosphate-dependent aminotransferase; protein product: MKIKTKNKFMFDNCVNKSLEAKFEALEADNAPGQEVRQDLSVLDSVMRGGKLKGVPVDFSHGDVDAFTPTPDSENYWLEGFKQGGSQAYTEYRGALNIREILSKHLGRFTNVPVLPDSELILTPGTQGALFLALGATVASGTKVAIVEPDYFANRKLVKFFGGEVVPVPLCYLEESSKNGLNLNALEKAFENGAKVLVFSNPNNPTGIVYSEEVISKIAVLANKYNATVIVDQLYSRMLYSGETYVHLRSCKVRPKNIITIMGPSKTESLSGYRLGVAFGASNIIDRMERLQAIVSLRAAGYNQAVFKTWFNEPSGWLDNRIKQHEAIRDELLNIFRSANLKTATPQAGSYLFPQLPALSVDLNTFVRLLRYQANVTVTPASEFAPHLNDSIRLNFSQDHSAAIEAAKRIVKMVEIYAL
- a CDS encoding Lrp/AsnC family transcriptional regulator, which translates into the protein MVDSTDKKLLDILKENSRLSFADLGRKINLSPSSVRERVQKLEEEGVIKKYDIQINNKLIGYDLEAFILLKVFPGKLKYVINKVNEFPEITVAHRITGNQNIHLKVVVENQLHLQKLLDKLMQFGDTNTFLILSEITK
- a CDS encoding TIM barrel protein, which produces MKSIIKLSLFVLSMQIGAQGIDKSLYAFDFKMDSLTIPQRAKLFDKLGYSGTSFIVKNDKQIKKLQEYLDTETFSSGKLSIPVVYFPFNFSNDLENENKLWRKTLSVLPEGTDLWVIILKEDATEKKTLELLKDMAAEAQKLNKNIVIYPHDNCFIESAEEAIPYIEKLNEPNLFLTLHLCHELRAGNGSRLLDVAIKASPYLKFASVSGANITMFENGEQGWADAIKPLDEGDYDISEFISVLQKIKFKGKTILHTFGIEDAPKDHLLRSIEKWNNLVDSTFKNQNNNLNNILDNPENAYWDKVSRSWFISNLGGGKVTIEKDGYGWITRLDEKGKVISNRWIEGLDAPTGMASYKNLLYVADRGVLVEIDVAEGKIIRKINLPNSEFANDVAATPSGDIYVSDTFTNSIYKLPKNKNIEIFVKNDTLEYPNGLWVDGNHLVVATWGPMTNRATFETSRKGTLMRIDLKTKEIKPVGKGLPIANFDGVVKYNKSYYATDWTGGRLLKISEHGDVEEVMSGFSQFADLGINIKNGIVMIPEMSKNRFILIHLKSLLTQ